The genomic window CGCCGCAGGAGGGGGGGCGAAGTGAGGTAAAGCGCAGCCGTGCAGGTTCATCGCACGGCGAGCCACGAACGGAGCCCCGCCCTCCGAGGCGACGCAGCAAAGCTCGTGGCCGGGGGGAAAAAGAGTTGAGCGCCGTCCCCGTTCTGCCTATAGTCAATAGAGATCGCTGCGCGAAGAAGGAAGGTGCGATGTCCGACGTCCTTGGCGTCATCGGCGGTTCCGGCCTCTACGAGATGGAGGGGATGAAAAACGTCCGGCAAGTCGTCGTCCGGACGCCGTTCGGCGCGCCGTCCGACGCGATCACCGTGGGCGAGATCGAGGGGAGGACGCTCGCCTTCCTGCCGCGCCACGGGCGCGGGCACCGGTTCTCCCCCTCGCAGGTCAACTACCGCGCGAACATCTACGCGATGAAGAAGATCGGCGCCGGCGCGATCCTTTCGATCTCGGCCGTCGGCAGCATGAAGGAAGGCATCCGGCCGGGCGACATCGTCGTCGTCGACCAGTTCTTCGATCACACGCGGTTCCGGCCGAACACCTTCTTCAGCGACGGCGTGGCGGGACACGTCTCCTTCGCCGACCCGGTCTGCCCGGAACTCTCGGCCGTGGCGTACACGGCGGCGCGCAAGATCGTCCGGCGCGTCCACCGGGGGGGGACGTACCTTTGCATGGAGGGGCCCGCCTTCTCCACGCGCGCCGAATCCGGAATCTACAGGAAATGGGGTGTCGACGTGATCGGGATGACGAACATGCCCGAGGCGAAACTCGCCCGCGAAGCGGAGATCTGCTACGCGACGCTCGCGCTGGCGACCGACTACGACTGCTGGCACGAGACGCAGGACGATGTGTCGATCGACGCGATTCTCGACGTCCTGCACCGCAACGTTGAGAACTCGAAGCGGATCGTCCGGGAGATTGCCCTTCGGCTTCCTCTTCCGGGGCGGTGCCGGTGCGGGGAGGCGCTGAAATACGCGATCATCACGGACCGGAAGCGGATTCCGCCGGCGGCGAGGAAGCGTCTCTCCCTCCTGATCGGAAAGTACCTGTGATCCGTCCCCCGAAAGGGTCCTTCCTCCCCGTGGTGTGCCTCTTCGCGGCGATCCTCGCCGCCGGCTGCGCCGGGCCCTCCGCGGATCGGAAGAAGGAGGCCGACGCGCGGATGCAGATGGGCGTCACCTACCTCGACCAGCGGAACCTGCCGATGGCGATGCGGGAGCTGGTGAAGGCATCCGAACTCGATCCTGGGAACGCGGAAGTCGACATGGCCCTCGGCCTCGTCTATCAGGCACGCGGCGATGCGTCGAAGGCCGAAGAGCATCTCCGCAGGGCGATCGACAAGAAGCCGGATTACGCGGACGCGCGGAACAACCTCGGCATCGTCCTCGCGGGGCGCAAGGCGTGGGACGAGGCGATCCGTGAGTTCGAGGCGGCCGCCGCGAACGTGATGTACACGACCCCGGAACGGGCGTATTTCAACCTCGGGGAGGTGTATCGCGTCAAGGGAGATCCGGCGAACGCCGAAGGGGCGTACCGGCGGGCGCTGCGGGCGAACGAGCAATACGCCCCCGCCTATATAGCGCTTTCCGCGGTCCTCGGCGGGCAGGGGAAGTGGAAGGACGCGGCGTCCGTCCTCACCCGGTGCGTGGAGGTCCTTCCCGACTACGCTTCGGGCTGGATGGAACTGGGGCGCGCCTACCTCCGGCTCTCGCGGCCGGCGGAGGCGTCGAAGGCGTTCGACAAGGTTCTCGCGGTTTCGAGCGACCCGGAAATGAGAAAACAGGCGGCCGGTTACGTGACGCTCCTCGGATCGGAGAAGCGATGACGTCGGGGCCCGCGGGTTCCTCCTGGAAGGAACGCCGGGAGTCGATGGGGAAGACGATCGGCCAGGTTTCCGCCGAACTGCGGATCGGACATCGGTATCTCGCGGGAATCGAGGATGGGAACTTCGGGGATTTCCCGGAGCGCGTATTCTCAACCGGCTTCATCCGCTCGTACGCCAAATACCTCTCGCAGGACCCGGGGCCCGTCCTCGCCGAATACGAGCGATCGATCGGAAGGCGTGACGACAGCGACATGGCGGCGCATCTGCGGTTCGGGTGGGTGGAACGGGAACGGGAGCGGGGGAGCCGCCGGGCGACGTACACCGTTGCCGCCGGGGCCGTTCTCCTCGTCGGGGTGATCCTCGCCTGGGTGACCCTCCACACCGAGCGCCGTCCGTCCCCCCCCCCCCCGCCCCCCGCCGCCGTCGTGCTTCCTTCCCCACCGGCGGTGGAGAACGCGGCGAAGACGGCCGACAACGCCGCGGTTGCCGCCCCTTCCGGCGTCGACAACATGACCGCGCCGGTTCGTCCCCCCACGCAGGCCGCGCCGACTCCGGCGGAACCGGCTTCTTCGGTGGCGGCGGTGGGCGGCACCGGCCCCCTCGTCGGCCCCTTCCAGCTGTTCCTCGAGGCGAGCGAGCAGGCGTGGGTGATGTACAGCTTCGACGACGGCGACCCGATCGACGTGACGCTGTACGCCGGCGACAAGGTCAGCATCCAGGCGAAGAGACGGATCACCCTGAAACTCGGCAACGCGGGGGGCGTGGCGGGAACGCTGAACGGGCGGCGGCTGCCGCCGTTCGGGGAACGGGGGCAGGTCCGTAAGTTCGCCATAGGCGGCCAGTGATCCGCCCTTCCTTCCACTCCTCTCCCGCTTTCCTCGCGCGCGCCATCGACCTCGGGGAGGCCGACCGCCGCCTCACGTTCTTCACCCGGGACGCCGGAGTGATCGTGACCGTCGGAAAATCGGCGTGGCGCAGCAGGAAACGGTTCGGCGGCACGCTGCAGCGGTACGTCCTTCTCGACATCGCGTGGACGCAGCGTACGGGGCGAATGGCCGTCCTTTCCTCCGCCTCCGTGAACCGGAGTTTCTGGAGGATCGTGGAGGATTGGGAGCGCGTGCGACACGCGGACCACCTGCTCGAGATCGCGTCGGAGCTCTTCCCCCAGGCCGGGCCCAAGCCCCGGGCGTTCGAGGTCCTCCTGCGGGGGATCGGTTCCATCGCGGACGGGGAGCCGCCGCCGGAGACCGCCCGAAGGGCCGAGGCCGAATTCCTCGCGATCGGCGGGTGGGGACCCGACCTGTCCGGGTGCCGAAAGTGCAAGGGGAACGAAGGTCGTTCGTACCGGTTTCTCGCTTCGGAGGGGGGGGTACTGTGCGAGGCCTGTTCGCCGGGCGGGGGGCCCTCCCTGTCCCTCGGCGCCGTGAAGACATGGCGCGCCCTGCAGGCGGGGAAGACCGCGGCACGGGGTCGGCTCCGGATTCCCGGCGTGATTGCCGAGGAATTACGAACCGTTATCCCGGGATATATCGAGTATTGCCTCGGCAAGGGACTCCGGAGTCTTGGCAAGAAGTGACCTTCGAGTGATATAACTCCTCAATTTTTCAATGATTTGGCTTGACAACCCCTTCCACGGGGTGATAACTATCCCTATCACTTCCACCGGGAGGAAACGGTGTTTTTCCAAGATCTCATTCTGTCCCTGCAGAAATACTGGGCCGACAAAAGCTGCGTGATTCACCAGCCGTACGACCTCGAAGTCGGCGCCGGGACGTTCCATCCCGCCACGTTCCTGCAAGCCCTTGGACCCGAGCCGTGGAACACCGCCTACGTTCAGCCGTCCCGCCGCCCGACGGACGGCCGCTACGGGGAGAATCCCAACCGCCTGCAGCACTACTACCAGTTCCAGGTCATCATGAAGCCGTGCCCCACGGATTATGTGGAGTTGTACCTCGACTCCCTCCGCGCGGTCGGGATCGACCCGTTGAAGCACGACATCCGGTTCGTCGAGGACGACTGGGAATCTCCCACCCTCGGCGCGTGGGGTCTCGGCTGGGAGGTGTGGCTGGACGGGATGGAGATCACCCAGTTCACCTACTTCCAGCAGTGCGGCGGGATCGACCTGAAACCGATCTCCGGGGAGATCACCTACGGCGTCGAGCGGATCGCGATGTACCTGCAGAACGTGAACAACGTCTTCGACCTCAAGTGGGTCGGGGACGTCACGTACGGGGATGTCCACCACCGCGGCGAGGTCGAATGGTCGAAGTACAACTTCGAGGCCGCCGGCATCCCGATGCTCTTCTCCCTCTTCACGATGTACGAGAAGGAGTGCCAGAGCCTCATCGCGGCGAAGCTCGTCCTTCCCGCCTACGATTACTGCCTCAAGTGCTCCCACGCCTTCAACCTGCTCGACGCCCGGGGCGCGATCTCCGTCACGGAGCGAACCTCCTACATCGGGCGCGTCCGGAACCTGGCCCGCGTGTGCGCCGAAGGGTATCTGAAATCGCGCGAGGAGATGGGCTTCCCGCTGCTCGGGAAGTTCTCCGGCTGAGTCCGTGGCCCACTAAGAAACCACCCGCGAAGAGGGATTCCGATGGAACGTGACTACCTGCTCGAGATCGGCTGCGAGGAAATCCCGGCGGGATTCGTCGGCCCCGCGCTCTGGTTCGGAGGCCAGCAGCTCGAGGGGATGCTGAAAAAGGCCCGTCTCTCCTTCCGGAAGGTCGACATCTACGGTACCCCCCGGCGGCTGACGTACGTGATCCGGGACCTCGAAGAGCGCCAGGCGGCGTCGAAAGAGACCGTGATGGGGCCGCCGAAAAGCGTGGGACTGGACGCCGCCGGCAAGCCGACAAAGGCGGCCCTGGGATTTGCGAGGTCCCAGGGGATCGACGTCTCGGCCCTCACCGTCTTTCCGACCGATCGCGGCGACTACCTCGGCTTTGTTCGCGAGGAGGCGGCCCGCCCGGTCCAGGAGATCCTTCCGAAGATCGTCTCCGACTTCCTCCCTGCGATTCCGTTCAAGAAGTCGATGCGGTGGGCCGACCTCGACGTGAAGTTCGCGCGTCCGGTCCACTGGATCGTCTCGCTGTACGGCGACGAGGTCCTGCCGTTTTCGTTCGGCAACGTCGCGGCGGGGCGGACGACCTTCGGGCACCGTTTCCTCGCCCCCGGGGCCATCGAACTTTCCTCGACCTCCGAATACCCTGGGCGGCTCGCGGAGGCCCGGGTGCTCGTGGACCTGGAAGACCGGAAGGGGAGGATTCGCGCCGGGATCCGGGAGGCTTCGATGCGGATCGGCATGAAATGGGTCGAGGACGAGCCGCTGGTCGAGACCGTGGCGAACCTCGTGGAGTATCCCGTCGTCATGGTGGGGCGGTTCGAGGAGAAGTACCTCTCGCTGCCGAGGGAGGTCCTCGTCACCTCGATGCGGAACAACCAGAAATATTTCGTCTTCGAGGATGCGAAGGGGGGGCTGTTCCCGGGGTTCGCCTTCGTTTCGAACATGATCGTTCCCGACCCGTCGGTCGTCGTGGCGGGGAACGAGCGGGTCCTGCGGGCCCGGCTCTCCGACGCCGAGTTTTACTACGGGGACGACCTCAGGAAGCCCCTCTTCGAACGCACGGAGGCGCTGAAGAAGGTCCTGTTCCAGGCGGACATGGGCACATACTGGGAAAAGATCGAGCGGATGGCCGACATCGCGGAGTTCGTCGCCTCCTTCGGTTTTCCCGCCAAGGCGAAGGATTGTCGCCGCGCGGCGTTCCTCAGCAAGACCGACCTGACCACGGGCGTGATCAAGGAGTTCCCGGAGCTGCAGGGGGTGATGGGGCGGCACTACGCTTCGAAGACCGGCGAGTCGGCCGAGATCGCGCAGTCCGTGTTCGAGCACTACCTGCCGAAGGGACAGTCCGACGACCTGCCGGCCACGGACGTGGGGGCCGCGACGGCGATCGCCGACAAGATCGACATGGTGTGCGGCTGCTTCGGCGTGGGGCTCATCCCGACGGGAACCGCGGACCCTTACGGCCTGCGGCGTCACACGCTGGGGATCCTCTCCATCCTCGAATCGCGGGGGCTCCGGATCCCGATCGCCGAGCTGGTGGACCGGTCCCTCGCGACCCTCGCAGCGAAGCTCACGTCGCCGGCCGCCGAGGTGCGGAAGAGGGTCCTCGAATTCGTCGTCGCCCGCTACCTGAACCTCCTGGTTTCCCAGGGGGCGCCGGCCGACCTCGTCGAGGCGGTGCTGGCCCCGGGGCTCACGAACGTGGTGGACCTTCGGGCGAAACTCGACGCGCTGGTCGCCTTCCGGGCGGACGCGGCGTTCGAGCCCCTCGCGGAGGTCTTCAAGCGCGCGATCAACATCACCAAGGTGTACAACGGTCCCCTCGGGGTGTCTTCGATGCTCTTCGAACACGACGAGGAGCGGGCGCTCCATGCCGCCGCGGCCGATGTCTCGGGCCGCGTCGTGGCGGCGGCCCGAGACGGGCGGTACGGCGAGGCGTTCCGCGAGATGGCGGGGCTCCAGCCGCTGGTGGCCGCCTTTTTCGAAAAAGTGCTCGTGATGGCGAAGGACGAAACGATCCGGAACAACCGGCTTGCGCTCCTGAAGGGGCTGTCGGCGGTGTTCGCGTCGGTGGCGGACTTTTCGAAGGTGGCGTCTTCAGGGCAGCCGAAACAAGGGTGACGGAGGAGCGACGAATGGCGGTGAAACGGGTCTTCTTTTTCGGGGGGGGTAAGGCCGAGGGGAACGGCGCGATGAAGGACGTCCTCGGCGGGAAGGGAGCGGGACTCGCCGAGATGACGAACCTCGGCGTGCCGGTTCCTCCGGGGTTTACCATCAGCACCGAGGCCTGCAACCTGTATTACAGGAACCGCGGGAAGCTCCCCCAGGATGTCAAGGCGGAGATCGCGGCGAACCTCGCGAAGCTCGAGCGGGAGATCGGCAAGAAGCTCGGCGATCCGAAAAACCCGCTGCTCGTCTCCGTCCGGTCGGGGGCGAAGTTCTCCATGCCCGGCATGATGGACACGGTCCTGAACCTCGGGCTGAACGACAAGACGGTCGAAGGACTTGCGCGGAAGTCGGGCAACCCCCGGTTTGCGTACGATTCCTACCGCCGCTTCCTGATGATGTTCTCCGACGTGGTGCTCGATCTCTCCAAGGGCAACTTCGAGCGCATCTTCGACGCGAAGAAGCGGGAGCGCGGTGCCGCCTTCGACGTCGACCTTACCGCCGGGGACCTGATGGACGTGTGCGGGAAGTTCAAGGCGCTGGTCAAGGAGCGCTTGAAGAGGGAGTTCCCGCAGGACCCGCTGGTCCAGCTGGAACTGGCGCGGGACGCGGTGTTCCGATCGTGGAACAATGACCGGGCGAAATATTACCGGAAGACGAACGGGATCCCCGACGACATCGGCACGGCGGTGAACGTCCAGGCGATGGTGTTCGGCAACATGGGGGACGATTGCGCCACCGGCGTCGGTTTCACACGGAACCCCGCAACGGGGGCGAAGGAGTTTTACGGCGAGTATCTCGTCAACGCGCAGGGCGAGGACGTCGTCGCCGGCATCCGCACCCCGCACCAGATCCGCGACATGAAGAAGGAGCTCCCCAAGGTCTTCGACCAGCTGATGCGGATCACCGCGAAGCTCGAGAAGCATTACAAGGACGTGCAGGATTTCGAGTTCACCATCGAGGGAAACACCCTGTACATGCTCCAGACGCGGAACGGGAAGCGGACCGCGGCGGCGGCCGTCAAGATCGCCGTGGACATGGTGAAGGAGAAGCTGATCACGAAGGAGGAGGCGCTCCTGCGCCTCGAGCCCCAACAGATCGACCAGCTGCTTCACCCGGTGATCGACCCGAAGGCGAAGCTCGACGTCGTCGCCAAGGGGCTCCCCGCCTCCCCCGGCGCGGCGACCGGCGCGGTGGTCTTCCACGCCGACAAGGCGGTGGAGTGGGCCACCGAGGGGAAGGACGTGATCCTGGTCCGCAAGGAGACGAGCCCCGACGACATCCACGGGATGGACGTGGCGCGGGGGATCCTCACCGCGAAGGGAGGGATGACGTCCCACGCCGCGGTCGTCGCCCGCCAGATGGGGAAGACGTGCGTCGCGGGGTGCGACGCGATCGACGTCGACGAAACCACGAACCGGTTCATGGTGGGCGGCAAGGTCGTCCGCGAGGGGGACTTCATCTCGCTGAACGGCTCCACCGGCGAGGTGATCCTGGGGAAGGCGCCGCTGATCGCGCCCGTGATGTCCGGCTCGTTCGGGGTCTTCATGTCCTGGGCGGACGCCGTGCGGCGGCTCAAGGTGCGCGCCAACGCCGACACGCCGCGGGACGCGCGTGTCGCTCGCGACTTCGGGGCCGAGGGGATCGGGCTGTGCCGCACGGAGCACATGTTCTTCGCCGAGGACCGCCTCCCGATCATGCAGGAGATGATCCTCGCCCGCACCCGGGAGGATCGCGAAGCGGCCCTGTCGAAACTGCTCCCGATGCAGCGGGACGATTTCAAGGGGCTGTACCGGGAGATGAAGGGGTACCCCGTGACCATCCGGCTGCTGGACCCACCCCTCCACGAGTTCCTCCCCAGGCGCGAGGAGTTGATGGTCGAGGTGACCAAGCTCGAGCTGATCCACGCGGACCGCTCCATCATCGAGGAGAAGAAGCGCCTGCTGGAGAGGGTCGAGGAGCTTCACGAGTTCAACCCGATGCTCGGTCTTCGCGGCTGCCGACTCGGGATCTACTATCCCGAGATCACCCGGATGCAGGCGCGCGCCATCTTCGAGGCGGCGTGCGACGTCACCCGGGAGGGGATCCGGGTCCACCCCGAGGTCATGATCCCGCTGGTCAGCATGGTGGGTGAGATGAGGGCGCAGAAGGAGATCGTCGTCGCCGTGGCGGAAGAGACGATGCGGCGGCACAAGAAGAAGTTCCCCTACACCGTGGGGACGATGATCGAACTGCCGCGCGCCGCGGTGACGGCGGACGAGATTGCGACCGAGGCGGAATTCTTCTCCTTCGGCACGAACGATCTCACCCAGACGACGTTCGGGTTCTCGCGCGACGACTCGGGAAAGTTCATCCAGCACTACATGAACCGGTCGGAGCTTTGCCCGCAGTGCGGCACGAAGCTGGAGAAGAATCTCTCCTGTGGCGTGTGCAAGGTGACGTACGCGAAACGGCCGGAGAATATCCTCGAAGCCGACGTGTTCGCGACCCTGGACCAGGGCGGTGTCGGACAGCTCATACGGATGGGAGTCGAGAAAGGACGTTCGACGCGTCCGAACCTGAAGGTCGGGATCTGCGGCGAGCACGGCGGCGACCCGAAGTCGGTCGAGTTCTGCCACAGGATCGGGCTCGACTACGTCTCCTGTTCCCCGTACCGGGTCCCCATCGCGCGCCTCGCGGCGGCCCAGGCGGTTCTGAGAGAGAAGAAACCGGGGAAGGGTGGGAAGAAATAGCTGTAAATAGAAAGGATTCCTGACGGTGGCCCACCCGGGCCGCCGTTTTTTTTATCTTTACATCGCCCGAAAAACACCATATATTGCGCTTGGCGGAGTCTGCGCCCACAGTATGTAGATGTTTGCCCGATCCGGCGTGGCATCGGGCAATGGGGTACCGATGAAACTGAAAAAACTGGAACTGATCGGCTTCAAGTCGTTCTACGACAAGACCACGTTTGATTTTTCCGCCGGGGTCACGGCGATCGTCGGCCCGAACGGATGCGGCAAGTCGAACATCGTCGACGCCATCCGCTGGGTCCTCGGCGAGCACGCCCCCTCGTATCTTCGCAGCAAGGTGCTCGAAGACGTCATTTTCGCCGGCTCGGATGCCGCCGGTCCCCTGGGGATGGCCGAGGTGACTCTCACCTTCGAGAACGACGACGGGAACGCCCCTCCGGGGTACGAATCGTACGCCGAGATCGCGATCACTCGTCGGACCTTCCGCGACGGCGAGAGCGAGTTTTCCATCAACAAGGTTCCGTGCCGCCTGAAGGACATCGCCGAACTGTTCCTCGACACGGGCGCCGGCGCCCGCGGATACGCCATCATCGCCCAGGGGAAGGTCGGCGAGATCGTCGACGCCCGGCCGGACGAGATGCGCATGATCATCGAGGAGGCCGCGGGGGTCGCCAAGTTCCGGGTCCGGCGAAAAGAGGCGGAGCGGAAGATGGAGGGCACCCGCCAGAACCTCGCCCGCGTGAAGGACATCCTCGACGAGGTCCGGCGCCAGATCGGGGCGCTCGAACGGCAGGTCCGGAAGGCGGAGCGGTACAAGGCGTTCCGGACGGAACTGAAGGACCTCGATCTCCGCGTCGCCTCCCGTAGGCGTCTCTCGATGACCCTCGCGTGCGACTCGGCGCGAGAGGCGTTGGGCGGCATCGAAAACGCGCTTCTCTCGGCGCGTTCCGACCTGGCGCGGATGGACGCCGGTCGCGAAGAGGCCCGGCTGACGCTTGCGGAGCGGGAACGGCTGCTGTCCGACCTGCGGGACGAGCACGGCCGGCGGAAGGAGGAAGCGGCGCGTCGCG from Deltaproteobacteria bacterium includes these protein-coding regions:
- the glyS gene encoding glycine--tRNA ligase subunit beta, whose product is MERDYLLEIGCEEIPAGFVGPALWFGGQQLEGMLKKARLSFRKVDIYGTPRRLTYVIRDLEERQAASKETVMGPPKSVGLDAAGKPTKAALGFARSQGIDVSALTVFPTDRGDYLGFVREEAARPVQEILPKIVSDFLPAIPFKKSMRWADLDVKFARPVHWIVSLYGDEVLPFSFGNVAAGRTTFGHRFLAPGAIELSSTSEYPGRLAEARVLVDLEDRKGRIRAGIREASMRIGMKWVEDEPLVETVANLVEYPVVMVGRFEEKYLSLPREVLVTSMRNNQKYFVFEDAKGGLFPGFAFVSNMIVPDPSVVVAGNERVLRARLSDAEFYYGDDLRKPLFERTEALKKVLFQADMGTYWEKIERMADIAEFVASFGFPAKAKDCRRAAFLSKTDLTTGVIKEFPELQGVMGRHYASKTGESAEIAQSVFEHYLPKGQSDDLPATDVGAATAIADKIDMVCGCFGVGLIPTGTADPYGLRRHTLGILSILESRGLRIPIAELVDRSLATLAAKLTSPAAEVRKRVLEFVVARYLNLLVSQGAPADLVEAVLAPGLTNVVDLRAKLDALVAFRADAAFEPLAEVFKRAINITKVYNGPLGVSSMLFEHDEERALHAAAADVSGRVVAAARDGRYGEAFREMAGLQPLVAAFFEKVLVMAKDETIRNNRLALLKGLSAVFASVADFSKVASSGQPKQG
- a CDS encoding glycine--tRNA ligase subunit alpha, encoding MFFQDLILSLQKYWADKSCVIHQPYDLEVGAGTFHPATFLQALGPEPWNTAYVQPSRRPTDGRYGENPNRLQHYYQFQVIMKPCPTDYVELYLDSLRAVGIDPLKHDIRFVEDDWESPTLGAWGLGWEVWLDGMEITQFTYFQQCGGIDLKPISGEITYGVERIAMYLQNVNNVFDLKWVGDVTYGDVHHRGEVEWSKYNFEAAGIPMLFSLFTMYEKECQSLIAAKLVLPAYDYCLKCSHAFNLLDARGAISVTERTSYIGRVRNLARVCAEGYLKSREEMGFPLLGKFSG
- a CDS encoding DUF4115 domain-containing protein produces the protein MTSGPAGSSWKERRESMGKTIGQVSAELRIGHRYLAGIEDGNFGDFPERVFSTGFIRSYAKYLSQDPGPVLAEYERSIGRRDDSDMAAHLRFGWVERERERGSRRATYTVAAGAVLLVGVILAWVTLHTERRPSPPPPPPAAVVLPSPPAVENAAKTADNAAVAAPSGVDNMTAPVRPPTQAAPTPAEPASSVAAVGGTGPLVGPFQLFLEASEQAWVMYSFDDGDPIDVTLYAGDKVSIQAKRRITLKLGNAGGVAGTLNGRRLPPFGERGQVRKFAIGGQ
- the ppdK gene encoding pyruvate, phosphate dikinase; the protein is MAVKRVFFFGGGKAEGNGAMKDVLGGKGAGLAEMTNLGVPVPPGFTISTEACNLYYRNRGKLPQDVKAEIAANLAKLEREIGKKLGDPKNPLLVSVRSGAKFSMPGMMDTVLNLGLNDKTVEGLARKSGNPRFAYDSYRRFLMMFSDVVLDLSKGNFERIFDAKKRERGAAFDVDLTAGDLMDVCGKFKALVKERLKREFPQDPLVQLELARDAVFRSWNNDRAKYYRKTNGIPDDIGTAVNVQAMVFGNMGDDCATGVGFTRNPATGAKEFYGEYLVNAQGEDVVAGIRTPHQIRDMKKELPKVFDQLMRITAKLEKHYKDVQDFEFTIEGNTLYMLQTRNGKRTAAAAVKIAVDMVKEKLITKEEALLRLEPQQIDQLLHPVIDPKAKLDVVAKGLPASPGAATGAVVFHADKAVEWATEGKDVILVRKETSPDDIHGMDVARGILTAKGGMTSHAAVVARQMGKTCVAGCDAIDVDETTNRFMVGGKVVREGDFISLNGSTGEVILGKAPLIAPVMSGSFGVFMSWADAVRRLKVRANADTPRDARVARDFGAEGIGLCRTEHMFFAEDRLPIMQEMILARTREDREAALSKLLPMQRDDFKGLYREMKGYPVTIRLLDPPLHEFLPRREELMVEVTKLELIHADRSIIEEKKRLLERVEELHEFNPMLGLRGCRLGIYYPEITRMQARAIFEAACDVTREGIRVHPEVMIPLVSMVGEMRAQKEIVVAVAEETMRRHKKKFPYTVGTMIELPRAAVTADEIATEAEFFSFGTNDLTQTTFGFSRDDSGKFIQHYMNRSELCPQCGTKLEKNLSCGVCKVTYAKRPENILEADVFATLDQGGVGQLIRMGVEKGRSTRPNLKVGICGEHGGDPKSVEFCHRIGLDYVSCSPYRVPIARLAAAQAVLREKKPGKGGKK
- the mtnP gene encoding S-methyl-5'-thioadenosine phosphorylase, producing MSDVLGVIGGSGLYEMEGMKNVRQVVVRTPFGAPSDAITVGEIEGRTLAFLPRHGRGHRFSPSQVNYRANIYAMKKIGAGAILSISAVGSMKEGIRPGDIVVVDQFFDHTRFRPNTFFSDGVAGHVSFADPVCPELSAVAYTAARKIVRRVHRGGTYLCMEGPAFSTRAESGIYRKWGVDVIGMTNMPEAKLAREAEICYATLALATDYDCWHETQDDVSIDAILDVLHRNVENSKRIVREIALRLPLPGRCRCGEALKYAIITDRKRIPPAARKRLSLLIGKYL
- a CDS encoding tetratricopeptide repeat protein produces the protein MIRPPKGSFLPVVCLFAAILAAGCAGPSADRKKEADARMQMGVTYLDQRNLPMAMRELVKASELDPGNAEVDMALGLVYQARGDASKAEEHLRRAIDKKPDYADARNNLGIVLAGRKAWDEAIREFEAAAANVMYTTPERAYFNLGEVYRVKGDPANAEGAYRRALRANEQYAPAYIALSAVLGGQGKWKDAASVLTRCVEVLPDYASGWMELGRAYLRLSRPAEASKAFDKVLAVSSDPEMRKQAAGYVTLLGSEKR
- the recO gene encoding DNA repair protein RecO — protein: MIRPSFHSSPAFLARAIDLGEADRRLTFFTRDAGVIVTVGKSAWRSRKRFGGTLQRYVLLDIAWTQRTGRMAVLSSASVNRSFWRIVEDWERVRHADHLLEIASELFPQAGPKPRAFEVLLRGIGSIADGEPPPETARRAEAEFLAIGGWGPDLSGCRKCKGNEGRSYRFLASEGGVLCEACSPGGGPSLSLGAVKTWRALQAGKTAARGRLRIPGVIAEELRTVIPGYIEYCLGKGLRSLGKK